Sequence from the Mycobacteriales bacterium genome:
GGATAGAGGAGAACGGCCAGATGCCCAAGGCGAAGACCCACAGCGGGGCGAGCAAGCGCTTCCGCCTCACCGGCAGCGGCAAGCTCATGCGGCGCCGGGCCAACCGCAACCACCTGCTGGAGCACAAGCCGTCCACGCGCACCCGCCGGCTGCACAACGAGGTGACCCTCTCCAAGGCCGACGACGCCAAGATGCGCAACCTGCTCAACCTCTGACCCGACCCCTCGGCCCAGTCCCGGCCGCCCGCCTTCCGGTGGACGGCCGTCGCAGCAAGGAGAACGTCCGTGGCACGCGTCAAGCGCGCAGTCAACGCCCAGAAGAAGCGTCGCGAGGTCCTCGAGCACGCCAGCGGCTACCGCGGCCAGCGGTCGCGGCTCTACCGCAAGGCCAAGGAGCAGGTCCTCCACTCCTTCGGCTACTCCTACCGTGACCGCCGCAAGCGCAAGGGCGAGTTCCGCCAGCTCTGGATCCAGCGCATCAACGCCGCCGCGCGCGCCAACAACATGACCTACAACCGGTTCGTGCAGGGGCTCAAGGCGGCCGGCGTCGAGGTCGACCGCAAGCACCTCGCCGACCTCGCGGTCACCGACCCGGCGGCGTTCACCGCGCTCGTGCAGGTCGCCCGCGCGGCGCTTCCTGCCACCGAGACCGCCCCGGCGGGCTCGCCCGCCTGAGCGCGGCAGACGGGCCGACCTGCCCGGTCCCACCGCACGCGGCCGGGTCCGCGCGCCTGATCACGTCCGTCCGCGCCCGGCCGGTCGCCGCTGCTCGGCGGCTGGCCAAACGCGCCTTCCGGTCGGCCGACCGTGCGTTCCTCGTCGAGGGGCCGCAGGCGGTGCGGGAGGCGGTCACGGACCCGCGCGGTCTGGTGACCGATCTGTTCGCCACCGACGAGGCGGCCGCCCGCCATGCCGACATCCTCGAGGCGGCGGGCGGCATTCCGATCCACCTCGTCAGCGGCGAGGTGCTGGGGGCCCTCGGCCAGACCGTCACCCCGCAGGGACTCGTCGCGGTCGCACGTTTCTGCGACGTCACGCTCGACGACGTGCTCGTCAACCCGCCCCGGCTGGTCACCGTGCTCTACGCCGTACGCGATCCCGGCAACGCCGGCACCGTCATCCGCACCGCCGACGCCGCCGGTGCCGACGCCGTCGTGCTCAC
This genomic interval carries:
- the rpmI gene encoding 50S ribosomal protein L35; translation: MPKAKTHSGASKRFRLTGSGKLMRRRANRNHLLEHKPSTRTRRLHNEVTLSKADDAKMRNLLNL
- the rplT gene encoding 50S ribosomal protein L20 — translated: MARVKRAVNAQKKRREVLEHASGYRGQRSRLYRKAKEQVLHSFGYSYRDRRKRKGEFRQLWIQRINAAARANNMTYNRFVQGLKAAGVEVDRKHLADLAVTDPAAFTALVQVARAALPATETAPAGSPA
- a CDS encoding RNA methyltransferase; this encodes MAKRAFRSADRAFLVEGPQAVREAVTDPRGLVTDLFATDEAAARHADILEAAGGIPIHLVSGEVLGALGQTVTPQGLVAVARFCDVTLDDVLVNPPRLVTVLYAVRDPGNAGTVIRTADAAGADAVVLTDTSVDPYNGKCVRASAGSLFHLPFVTGVPVAAAVARLRSAGLAVLAADGQADDDLDEVADTGGLDGPTAWLFGNEAWGLPEAVRALADRVVRVPIHGRAESLNLATATAVCLYASARAQRENRPPDG